The genomic stretch TCGAGAGGAGGCGAGTCCGACTTTGGTCGAAGCGCACTAGCTGTGATGCCAGTTGAAGACTGCGCTATTGAGAGGAAAGCGAGTCTGACTTCGGTCAAAGCGCACTAATACTAATGAAAACCGATTGGTGACCGTGCTGTCAAAAGCAGGCAAGTCTGACTTCAGTCAAAGTGCGTCAACAATTGTGATGATGCTGGTGGCAAACCGCAAATCGAGAGAAAAGCGAGTTTGATCTCGGTCAAGGGCACTTACACTAATGAAAACCCGGTGGACGATCGCATATACCTATGTGAGACATAACGTGTATGATGTCAGTTAATATCATCGTACGTTAGAAATTCTTTGTTTACTTTAAGTGTCGATTAAACGCTACGGGAATCTCTTATATTGTAAGGACAGATTCCAGTCGCAAACAAAAAGAAGAATTTTCCGATTATTCTTAGGTTTGATTTACCTTATTTCTTTTGCAGATGGATACCGATAAACAATGGCCACTTGAGCCGTTCAATGATTCTGTCGATTCTTCTGACTTGCGTCGAGAGTGGGAGGAATGGTTGACGTCGTTTGATTTGATCCTGGAATTGCGGAAAATTGAGTCGCAACACGAAAAGCTGGTATTCATGCTTGCCCGTGGTGGACGAGGTCTCCAAAGAATTTACTACAACTTGAGACCGGTGCCGAATGAGATTTACCCACAGCCTGTAAAAATTCCGCTTTTGCAACCAGAGATACCCGAATATGACAACGCTGTCAAGCGTTTGAATAGCTTTTTTGTCGGGAAGTGTAATGAAATTGTCGAACTAGAAGTGTTTCGTTCGTTGAAACAAACGACTGATGAGTTATTGAATCAATTTATTCTGAAACTCCGAACACAAGCATCCAGATGCGATTTTCAAAATCGGGAGGAAAAAGAAATCCTACAGCAAGTGACGATGGGAGCGCGAGACGAACGGGTTCGTGATAAAGGTCTCGAAATGTTATGAACTTGGATGAACTCTCAAACTACGCGATCAACCGGGAGATACTAGCCAAACAGAAAGGAAAGCATCACCCTTTTGGAAGCGAGCCGAATGTTAATTCGATTGCGTATGTGAGACGGGAGGCAGGAGGCGGCGGTAAGAATAAGGTGTACAGCGCGGGACCATTGGCAAAGTACAAGCGTACAGACAGTGAATGCGATCGATGTGGCTCATGGAAACATGGCAAGGAATCTCGTGATTGTTTTGCACGCAATGCGCGGTGCAACGGTTGTGGTCGCCTTGGCCACTTTGCGAGAAAATGTCGAGCATCAAGTCGGAGTGGACCGATGAAACCTCAGTACAAGAAACGTCCGCAGGAAGCAAAATCTGTTCGAGACGGGGACCATCTTAAGGAGGAACTGATTGGCTATACTAGATCAGATGACTTTCGTGAGgttaaataattgttttttcttCTATGTTACTTTTCATGTTTAAACAAAGTTACATTTTAAATAATGAGGGCTCGTAGAATCTAAAAGGAAACGTCACTAACGTGTATATTTTTGCTAAATAACAATAAATACTAAAAAATCTACCGTTGTTTCATTGTTCATTGTTAGGACACAAGCAGTGGTATCATTACTTGCGAGATCGCCTCAATTTCAGTGGAATTTTTAATAGATTCGGGCGCTGCGATTAACACGGTTACGGAACAAGTTTGGAGTAAATTTATCCAGAACAAAGCTGCGCTTTATAAAACAAAGTTTAATTGCGATAGACACTTGACAGCATATGCTACTCAGGAGCCGCTTAAAGTTTTAACGATCTTTGAAGCGTGGATAACTGTAAATGACACTAAGCCGAAAGCGTATGCCGAATTCTTCGTTATCCAGGGCACTCGCAGGTCACTATTGTGTAAAAGAACAGCTGAAGACCTTAAGGTTTTGAAGGTTGGGCTTGGTGTTCATAACGTTGATGTTATGACAAAAATTTTCCCGAAATTTCCCAATATTCAGATCAAGCTGTCAATCGATGAGACTGTTCCACCCAAGAAAATAGCATATCTGAGGATTCCAGCCGCCATGGAAGAGAGAGTTGATACGAAAATTCAACGAATGTTGGATAGCGATGTAATCGAGCCAGTCGTTGGGCCGTCTGAATGGATATCTCCCATGGTAGTCGTTCCAAAAGGAAAGGACGACATACGACTGTGCATAAATATGAAATATCCAAACCAGGCAATTCAACGTGAGCACTATCCTCTGCCTATGATTGACACGCTTTTGAATAAATTGAGAGGTTCAAGAATTTTCTCCAAACTAGATATAACATCAGCGTTCCATCACATTGAGTTGCATCCAGAGTCTCGAGGAATAACCACTTTCATGACAAGTAGAGGATTGATGAGGTTTAAACGGCTAATGTTTGGCATCAACTGTGCGCCGGAGATCTTCCAGCGTGTTATGTGCGAAATGTTGGCTGGTGTAGAAGGGGTTATTGTGTACATCAATGACATAGTAGTGGCAGGGAAAACTAAAAGAGAACACGATGCTAGACTGGACGAAGTGCTATCGATTCTTCGCGATAATAACGCTACACTCAATAAAGATAAGTGTATCATCGGCGTAGAGCAGCTCGAAATCCTGGGATATAACGTCAGCGTAGCCGGCATTAGTCCATTAGATGAAAAGATCTCCGCAATTCGAAATTTTAGAcaaccaaaaacaaaagagGAGGTTCGCAGTTTCTTGGGTCTAATTAACTTTATTGGACAATTTATTCCTCACTTTTCAACCCGAACAGAACCTTTGCGAGAGTTTATGAGAGGGGATGTGGAGAAATTTGGTAAGAACCAAGAAAGAGCATTTGACGATCTCCGAAACGGATTGTCTGGCGCTGTTCGTCGGCTGGGATTCTACGACCCGAGTGATAAAACTGAATTATACGTCGATGCTTCAGCGGTAGGACTCGGCGCCGTTCTCTCTCAAAAAGACAGATTTGGTACACCTCGAATTATAAGTTTCGCATCGAAGGGTTTGACAAAAGCTGAACGGGTGTATCCTCAAACGCAGCGCGAAGCCCTTGCAGTCGTCTGGGCTGTGGAAAAATTCTACCCATATTTGTTTGGTATAGAATCCACCGTATACACCGATCATAAGACTCTGGAATACATTTATTGAGGTAAACATCGCGACGGCAAACGGGCTTGTTCTAGAGCAGAAGGCTGGGCATTACGCCTACAGCCGTTTAGCTTTCGCATAGAACACATACCTGGTTCAAGTAACATTTCAGATATTCTCTCACGGCTCTGCCCTCAGTCTGAATCCGACAAACCTTTCGATGAAGAATCTGAACACTATCTTTGTGCTATTGAGGACTCATTAGCGGCAATTACTCTCGATGAAATTCGGACCGAAACAGCCAACGATGAAAGTTTAAGTGCAGTCGTTGAAGCAATCCATAGCCAGATCTGGCCTCCTATTCTCTATCATTACCAATCCTTTTCGAAGGAACTAGGAGTAATTAATGGTATCATTGTTCGAGATGACCGAATTGTACTGCCCTCTAAATTACGGTCTAGAGCGTTGGATATCGCACATCGAGGACACCCGGGAGTAGTGGGCATGCGACGAAATCTTCGTGAGAAAGTATGGTGGCCTTACATGGACCGCGACGTTGGCGATCGAATCCAGGAATGCGGTTGATGTGCAGCAGTGAGCGTTTATGGCCATTCAGAACCGATAATACGAAAAGAGATGCCTGAGCGCGCATGGCAAGAAATAGCAGTAGACTTTTTCTCTGCGAAAGAATGCGCCACCTTCCTTATAGTGGTCGATTACTACAGCCGCTTTTTAAAAGTCATCGAGATGAAAGGAACCACAGCATCTGAAACGATCGAAGCCCTTGAGTCTGTCTTCATGGAGCAAACGTACCCCGAGACGATTCGCAGCGATAACGGGCCGCCATTCTCAAGTGAGGAGTTCTTGAACTATTGCGTTCGAAGAAATATGCGGTTGATCCGCACCATTCTTTACTGGCCGCAAATGAATGGGCTCGTCGAGAGGCAGAACCAGGGGTTTTTGAGGGCACTTCGAATTGCGAAAGCGGTCAATGCAGATTGGCGTATGGCGGTTAGAGACTACGTACATATGTATAACACGACACCTCACACGATGACTGGTAAATCCCCGTTGGAATTAATGACTGGAAGACCAGTGAAAGACCTCTTGCCAAGTTTGCGTACCGAACCATATTGGAATCGGGATGAGGAGATACGGGATAATGATGCCATAAGGAAAATGAAAGGGAAAATTTACGCTGACAGTCGCAGACATTCCAAGCCATCTGAAATCGTTGAGGGCGATactgttattttgaaaaattatgaaacGGGAAAGTTGGAACCCAACTTCAGACTCGAGAAGTTCAAAGTTGTCAGGAAGAATGGCAACGACACAATTGTGGCAAATGACGAAGGAGTGAGGTATCGACGACCGGTTTCCCACCTGAGAAAATGGCATAGTACTCCACAGAAAACTGTTCATACTTCTTTCGAAGGTGACGAAGCGACACAAGAGAAAACGACACCAGACAATAAACCTGAAAACGAAGTGATACCCACGCGCCCCAAACGATCAAGGAAGTTGCCGGTCAGATATAATTAGTAGGTAACCAATAACTTtatttttccttcttttttttctatacttCTTCCATGCTGTATTTGCTTGACTTTTCTTTATTCTAGAGTAGAAAAGGGATTGTAGAGTTGCAACATCCCTTCCaacgagagaaagagagagatgaTCGAGCAAGCGAACAGGAACCCCGAGGAGAGGCTCACGAAGCGGTCCCAACCGGCAGTGGCTAACGAACCTTTGTGTTAAGCAGTACAATATAGACGAGTTTCAGTTAAACGGTGTATTTAATTACTTTGGAAAGCAAAGTCCCCTTTCTGTCGTGCTTTGATTGTTTCCCCGCAGATTCTACAGTTGCAACCCCCGTCTTCGAAAACGAATTCAAAAAAGTACAAACGTTTTTTAAACTTTCTTATTCACCGCAGGATTGAAAAAAACACTTCAATTGAATCAATGACAGTTTACTCTTCGGGCCTTGATTAAAGCAAAATTATTTATAACTTCTTCAAAATCGATCGCCTTGGTTAGTTCGTTTTCAACAGACAAGATCGACAAGTTATTCAGAGACTGCACCATTTTTCCAAATGATTTTCATTCGCAAGATTTTTAAGATGAATAGCTGCAAAAAGTCTCATAACCTCATTGATACGGTTTCTGCGAGCAATGGGTTTTCACACATTATCGCATGTGCTTTCTTCTGTAGCGTTCGAGAAACTGTACACGCTGTTTCGCTCGGTGTTAGTTTTATTGAATCTGACGCGTTTTCATACATACTATGGATGACCCCTTGCGCGGTACCCATCGTGCTAATGTTCCCTGTTGGGCCACAAAGAAGTTGTAAA from Wyeomyia smithii strain HCP4-BCI-WySm-NY-G18 chromosome 3, ASM2978416v1, whole genome shotgun sequence encodes the following:
- the LOC129728592 gene encoding uncharacterized protein K02A2.6-like, whose amino-acid sequence is MNLDELSNYAINREILAKQKGKHHPFGSEPNVNSIAYVRREAGGGGKNKVYSAGPLAKYKRTDSECDRCGSWKHGKESRDCFARNARCNGCGRLGHFARKCRASSRSGPMKPQYKKRPQEAKSVRDGDHLKEELIGYTRSDDFREDTSSGIITCEIASISVEFLIDSGAAINTVTEQVWSKFIQNKAALYKTKFNCDRHLTAYATQEPLKVLTIFEAWITVNDTKPKAYAEFFVIQGTRRSLLCKRTAEDLKVLKVGLGVHNVDVMTKIFPKFPNIQIKLSIDETVPPKKIAYLRIPAAMEERVDTKIQRMLDSDVIEPVVGPSEWISPMVVVPKGKDDIRLCINMKYPNQAIQREHYPLPMIDTLLNKLRGSRIFSKLDITSAFHHIELHPESRGITTFMTSRGLMRFKRLMFGINCAPEIFQRVMCEMLAGVEGVIVYINDIVVAGKTKREHDARLDEVLSILRDNNATLNKDKCIIGVEQLEILGYNVSVAGISPLDEKISAIRNFRQPKTKEEVRSFLGLINFIGQFIPHFSTRTEPLREFMRGDVEKFGKNQERAFDDLRNGLSGAVRRLGFYDPSDKTELYVDASASESDKPFDEESEHYLCAIEDSLAAITLDEIRTETANDESLSAVVEAIHSQIWPPILYHYQSFSKELGVINGIIVRDDRIVLPSKLRSRALDIAHRGHPGVVGMRRNLREKVWWPYMDRDVGDRIQECG